In a single window of the Aminomonas paucivorans DSM 12260 genome:
- the cas2 gene encoding CRISPR-associated endonuclease Cas2 encodes MVYDVGEKRVNKALKVGRRYLSWVQNSVFEGELSPALYQQLKADMGHLLDKTHDSVIFYTWRTERYSTREILGQERGTGDPFL; translated from the coding sequence ATGGTCTATGATGTGGGGGAAAAGCGGGTGAACAAGGCGCTGAAGGTGGGAAGGCGCTACCTTTCCTGGGTCCAGAACTCCGTCTTCGAAGGAGAGCTTTCTCCGGCCCTTTACCAGCAGCTCAAGGCGGACATGGGGCACCTGCTCGACAAAACCCACGACAGCGTGATCTTCTACACATGGCGCACCGAACGATACAGCACCCGTGAGATTTTGGGGCAGGAGCGCGGCACGGGAGATCCGTTCCTCTGA